TTCGTCGGAGCAGAATTAGTGCCTTATATTGAAAAAAAATATCGTACCTCGCCTTTCAGACTTATTGCAGGCCATGACATAACAGCAAGTTTTGCTAATTTTTATCTGTATAAAGAAATGCCACTCTTTAATGCATACATCTGCTTAAGTCCGGAACTTGCCCCAAAAATGGAAGTGCGTATTGCTGAAAAATTTGCTAAAATAAAAAAACCGATTTTCTACTATCTTTCTGCAGGCGAAGGTGACATTAAAAAGATAAAAGAACCGATTGAAAAATTAAACAATAATATTAAAATCGCTAATAATCCGTTAGTGAATTATAAATACGATGTTTTTAAGGGTGCTACGCATTACACAGAAGTATTACATTCTATCCCAAGTGCGTTGTACCAGATTTTTGAAGCATACCGACCTATAAATTCTGCCGAATACAACGACAAAATTGCGGTTCTTCAAGAAGGTTATGCTGAATACTTAGAAAAAAAATATGCTGACATGTCTGAAGTTTTAGGAGTTCAGATTCCAGTTCGAATAAGCGATTTTAAAGTAGTAGAAAATCTTATTTTAAAAAGAAACGCCTATAGCGAATTAGGAAAAATGGCCGAAATTGGAAATGTAAATTATCCAAAAGCCATGTTGGGAGAATATGAATTAGGATTAATGTATGAAAAACAAGGCGATCCGAAACATGCATCAAAAAAATACCAAAATGCTTCACAAATGGAGCCGATTGGCGATTTGAACAAAGACATGATGTATGAGAAGATTGACGAAATGAATACGCTTGCCAAAAAAAGTAAATAATGTCAAAAGTTAAAACTTCCTTTTTTTGCCAAAATTGTGGCACTCAATACTCCAAATGGCAGGGACAGTGCAATGCATGCAAGGAATGGAATACAATTGCTGAAGAAATTATTCAGAAGCAGGAAAAAGTGGCTTGGAAAAGCGAACCCACTTCAACAAACAAAGCGCCAAGGCCTTTAAAAATTGACGAAATTGATTCGGCTCAGGAAATTCGAATGGATACAACTGACGGCGAATTGAATCGTGTTTTAGGAGGCGGAATCGTTCCGGGATCTTTGACACTTTTAGGCGGAGAACCTGGAATTGGAAAAAGTACACTTTTACTTCAAATCTCATTAAAATTACCTTATAAAACTTTATATGTTTCTGGAGAAGAAAGTCAGAAACAAATCAAAATGCGTGCGGAAAGAATAACGCCAAACAGCGACAACTGTTACATTCTAACCGAAACCAAAACACAGAATATCTTCAAACAGATTGAAGCGATTCAGCCAGAAATCGTAATCATCGATTCGATCCAAACTTTACATACCGATTATATCGAATCGACCGCTGGAAGTATTTCTCAAATCAGAGAAACAACAGCCGAGTTAATAAAATTCGCTAAAGAAACTAACATTCCGGTTATTTTAATTGGACATATTACCAAAGACGGAAACATCGCCGGGCCAAAAATTCTAGAACATATGGTAGACACTGTTCTTCAGTTTGAAGGCGATCGGAACCATATTTATAGAATTTTACGTTCGTTGAAAAACCGTTTTGGTTCTACATCAGAACTTGGAATTTATGAAATGCTTGGAAGCGGTTTGCGTGAAGTAAGCAATCCGTCTGAAATATTGATTTCACACAAAGACGAAGAATTATCAGGAACAGCAATTGCTACAACTCTTGAAGGCATGCGTCCGTTGATGATCGAAATACAATCTTTGGTAAGCACAGCTGTCTACGGAACACCTCAACGAAGCACAACAGGTTACAACGCCAAAAGACTAAACATGATTTTGGCCGTTTTAGAAAAAAGAGCAGGATTCCGTTTAGGTGCAAAAGATGTTTTCCTGAATGTAACGGGAGGAATTTCTGTTGATGATCCTGCAATTGACTTAGCCGTTGTGGCCGCGATTTTATCATCAAATGAAGATATTCCGGTTGGTAAAGGTTTCTGTTTTGCAGGTGAAGTTGGTCTTTCTGGCGAAATTCGTCCAGTTAACCGAGTAGATCAGCGTATTCAGGAAGCCGAAAAATTAGGTTTTGATACTATCTTTGTTTCCAAATACAATAAAATTGCTTTAAAAAATACAGGAATCAAAATCGAATTGGTCGCTAAAATTGAAGATGTTGCCAGCATTCTTTTTGGGTAATTTTTTTTGTTAGCCACGACCCGAGCGATAGCGAACGGGCGAAGCAATTCACGAATTATATTTAAATCTTTATGGAAAAAAAATTTTTGAATTAGTGGCAGAAAAAAATATTTAACATCACAGACTGTTCTATTCTTTAAGAAATTAACTTTATGAATTTTCCAAAACAAAAAATATACAAAGCACTAAAAATACTGGGAATAGTAATTCTTGTGCTTTGCATTGGGTTGTACTATTTCCGAAATTCTCTTCTAAAACAGGCAATTGCAAAAGTTACCCACAAAATGGCTGTGCAGTACAACAGTAATTTTTCTGTAGAATCGGCTTCTTTTGATGGATTATCGACTATAAAATTGACCGATGTTGTTTTGGCTCCAATAAATGCTGATACACTGGTCAAAATCAAAAATGTAGAAACCAGCATTAGTTTAAGCAATTTATTAATTGGAGATGTTCAGGTTGGAACTTTAAAAGTGGATAATGGATATATTCAATTGGTAAAAAAAGGTAAAAAAAGAAATTTTGATGCTTTTCTAAAAAAAGACCAGGAAGAAACAGAATCGAACGAAAAACGAAAATATGCTTCTTTTGCTTACAGAATCATTTCAAAAGTTCTGAATTTGGTGCCAACCGATATGGATTTGAAAAACTTCAAATTCAAAATCGACGACAACGGAAAACAAACTACTGTTGATGTAAATAAATTGGTTTTAAGCGACAAACAACTGGAAACGAATCTTCATGTCCAGGCTAAAGATTTTGATCAGCGTTGGAACATTAAAGGATTTGCAGATCCAAGAAATAAAAAAGCCGATATTCGATTTT
This portion of the Flavobacterium panacagri genome encodes:
- the radA gene encoding DNA repair protein RadA, yielding MSKVKTSFFCQNCGTQYSKWQGQCNACKEWNTIAEEIIQKQEKVAWKSEPTSTNKAPRPLKIDEIDSAQEIRMDTTDGELNRVLGGGIVPGSLTLLGGEPGIGKSTLLLQISLKLPYKTLYVSGEESQKQIKMRAERITPNSDNCYILTETKTQNIFKQIEAIQPEIVIIDSIQTLHTDYIESTAGSISQIRETTAELIKFAKETNIPVILIGHITKDGNIAGPKILEHMVDTVLQFEGDRNHIYRILRSLKNRFGSTSELGIYEMLGSGLREVSNPSEILISHKDEELSGTAIATTLEGMRPLMIEIQSLVSTAVYGTPQRSTTGYNAKRLNMILAVLEKRAGFRLGAKDVFLNVTGGISVDDPAIDLAVVAAILSSNEDIPVGKGFCFAGEVGLSGEIRPVNRVDQRIQEAEKLGFDTIFVSKYNKIALKNTGIKIELVAKIEDVASILFG
- a CDS encoding alpha/beta hydrolase — translated: MKKVYLLTLLISFSSFAQKTFDNIKSEKLGEERRITIGLPASYEANKDKKYPVLYLLDGDYLFDPFSGAVSYGSYWDDIPEMIIIGIHQNKDGERFDDTTIDQNEGLPFEKGSKFFEFVGAELVPYIEKKYRTSPFRLIAGHDITASFANFYLYKEMPLFNAYICLSPELAPKMEVRIAEKFAKIKKPIFYYLSAGEGDIKKIKEPIEKLNNNIKIANNPLVNYKYDVFKGATHYTEVLHSIPSALYQIFEAYRPINSAEYNDKIAVLQEGYAEYLEKKYADMSEVLGVQIPVRISDFKVVENLILKRNAYSELGKMAEIGNVNYPKAMLGEYELGLMYEKQGDPKHASKKYQNASQMEPIGDLNKDMMYEKIDEMNTLAKKSK